From Pseudomonadota bacterium, a single genomic window includes:
- the secG gene encoding preprotein translocase subunit SecG yields the protein MIFTVLLAVHILLALLLIGVILLQQGKGATAGAAFGSGASSTVFGARGSASFLTRLTAILAVLFFSNSLLLAYLYGQTSKTTSLLDQVAIPAPGAPGKADVPTKVDVGELVEKATQGKPVDVPAPPPADVPATPAAGAPATSSTAPSTPASDVPATVTPPANESQSSGSTPSTGK from the coding sequence ATGATTTTCACCGTACTTCTGGCCGTGCACATCCTGCTGGCCTTGCTGCTGATCGGCGTCATCCTGCTGCAGCAGGGCAAGGGTGCGACGGCCGGCGCCGCGTTCGGCAGCGGCGCGTCGTCGACCGTGTTCGGCGCGCGCGGCTCGGCCTCGTTCCTCACCCGGCTGACGGCGATCCTGGCGGTGCTGTTCTTCTCCAACAGTCTGCTGCTGGCCTACCTCTACGGCCAGACCAGCAAGACCACGAGCCTGCTCGACCAGGTTGCCATACCCGCGCCGGGCGCGCCCGGCAAGGCCGATGTGCCGACCAAGGTCGACGTCGGTGAACTGGTCGAAAAGGCCACGCAGGGCAAACCGGTGGACGTGCCGGCGCCGCCACCCGCCGATGTCCCGGCCACGCCCGCCGCGGGCGCACCCGCGACCAGCAGCACGGCGCCGAGCACCCCCGCCAGCGATGTGCCGGCGACGGTCACGCCGCCCGCGAACGAATCGCAGTCGAGTGGCAGCACGCCATCGACGGGCAAATGA
- a CDS encoding NADH-quinone oxidoreductase subunit B, whose protein sequence is MGMSEVQDKGFVTTTVDTVVNWARTGSMWPMTFGLACCAVEMMHAGAARYDLDRFGIVFRPSPRQSDVMIVAGTLVNKMAPALRKVYDQMTEPKWVISMGSCANGGGYYHYSYAVTRGCDRIVPVDVYVPGCPPTAEALLFGIIQLQNKIKRTTTINRS, encoded by the coding sequence ATGGGAATGAGCGAAGTGCAGGACAAGGGCTTCGTCACCACCACCGTCGATACGGTGGTGAACTGGGCACGTACCGGTTCGATGTGGCCCATGACTTTCGGTCTCGCCTGTTGCGCGGTGGAAATGATGCACGCCGGCGCCGCGCGCTACGATCTCGACCGTTTCGGCATCGTGTTCCGCCCCAGCCCGCGCCAGTCCGACGTCATGATCGTGGCCGGCACGCTGGTCAACAAGATGGCGCCGGCGCTGCGCAAGGTCTACGACCAGATGACCGAGCCCAAGTGGGTCATTTCCATGGGCTCCTGCGCCAACGGCGGCGGTTACTACCATTACTCCTACGCGGTGACGCGCGGCTGCGATCGCATCGTGCCGGTCGACGTCTACGTGCCGGGCTGTCCGCCCACCGCCGAGGCGCTGCTGTTCGGCATCATCCAGTTGCAGAACAAGATCAAACGCACCACGACCATCAATCGTTCGTAG
- a CDS encoding segregation/condensation protein A has product MNEKPLADEQAPAEAFTAPSQAEMPFAVVQGVPLSEPPRDLYIPPEALEVFLEAFEGPLDLLLYLIKRQNLDILDIPIARVTEQYMTYIGLMQEMKFELAAEYLLMAAMLAEIKSRMLLPRPKTDTEEEGDPRAELVRRLQEYERYKKAAEDIEIMPRMEREWYPVVVEFERISATKELPDLTLEALLDAFRDVLHRGEMFADHRIKREALSVRERMSRVLAQARSDVFTAFHDFFSFEEGRAGAVVTLMAILELIKEAMIEIVQNGEREPIYVKLVA; this is encoded by the coding sequence ATGAACGAGAAACCGCTCGCCGACGAGCAGGCGCCGGCCGAGGCGTTTACCGCGCCCAGCCAGGCCGAGATGCCGTTCGCGGTGGTGCAGGGCGTGCCGCTCAGCGAGCCGCCGCGCGACCTCTACATCCCGCCCGAAGCGCTGGAGGTGTTTCTCGAAGCCTTCGAAGGCCCGCTCGACCTGTTGCTCTATCTCATCAAGCGCCAGAACCTCGACATCCTCGACATCCCGATCGCGCGCGTCACCGAGCAGTACATGACCTACATCGGCCTCATGCAGGAGATGAAGTTCGAACTGGCGGCGGAATACCTCTTGATGGCGGCGATGCTGGCCGAGATCAAATCGCGCATGCTGCTGCCGAGGCCCAAGACCGACACCGAGGAAGAAGGCGATCCGCGCGCCGAGCTGGTGCGGCGTCTGCAGGAATACGAGCGCTACAAGAAGGCCGCCGAGGACATCGAAATCATGCCGCGCATGGAGCGCGAGTGGTACCCGGTGGTGGTGGAATTCGAGCGCATCAGCGCCACCAAGGAACTGCCTGATTTGACGCTCGAAGCGCTGCTCGACGCGTTCCGCGACGTCCTGCACCGCGGCGAGATGTTCGCCGACCATCGCATCAAGCGCGAAGCGCTGTCGGTGCGCGAACGCATGTCGCGCGTGCTGGCGCAGGCACGCAGCGACGTGTTCACCGCCTTCCATGATTTCTTTTCCTTCGAGGAAGGGCGTGCCGGCGCGGTGGTGACCTTGATGGCGATACTCGAACTGATCAAGGAAGCCATGATCGAAATCGTGCAGAACGGCGAGCGCGAGCCCATCTACGTCAAGCTGGTAGCCTGA
- the scpB gene encoding SMC-Scp complex subunit ScpB yields MEAENQAVEGSNLKPVVEAIVMASESPVSLERLAKILEDEGGNGPGKDALRNVLGDLMGDYAERGVELVEVASGFRFQARAAYADRVSRLWEERKPRYSRALLETLALVAYRQPITRGEIEHVRGVAVSSNIMRLLLERDWVKVVGHRDVPGRPAVYATTKEFLDYFGLKSLAELPSLAELKDFDAINADLFANIVLDEEGGTQDEAAAPAAAGGDEVEQAAREVSAVGETEAATDQAARDTGETRDAEAAPALEAQAREDDPAPAPDADPAYDPADETPAHDDDTPAAAS; encoded by the coding sequence ATGGAAGCGGAGAACCAGGCAGTGGAAGGCAGCAATCTGAAACCCGTGGTGGAAGCCATCGTGATGGCGTCCGAGTCGCCGGTCAGCCTCGAGCGACTGGCCAAGATCCTCGAGGACGAGGGCGGCAACGGCCCCGGCAAGGATGCGCTGCGCAACGTGCTGGGCGATCTCATGGGCGACTACGCCGAACGCGGCGTGGAACTTGTCGAAGTGGCGAGCGGCTTTCGTTTCCAGGCGCGCGCCGCCTATGCCGATCGCGTGTCGCGCCTGTGGGAAGAGCGCAAGCCGCGCTATTCGCGCGCCCTGCTCGAAACCCTGGCGCTGGTCGCCTACCGTCAGCCGATCACGCGCGGCGAAATCGAACACGTGCGCGGCGTCGCCGTCAGCAGCAACATCATGCGCCTGCTCCTGGAGCGCGACTGGGTGAAAGTGGTGGGCCATCGAGACGTGCCGGGGCGTCCGGCCGTGTACGCGACCACCAAGGAGTTTCTGGACTATTTCGGCCTGAAATCCCTGGCCGAATTGCCGAGCCTCGCCGAGCTCAAGGATTTCGACGCCATCAACGCCGACCTGTTCGCCAACATCGTGCTGGACGAAGAGGGCGGCACGCAGGACGAGGCCGCCGCGCCCGCCGCGGCGGGCGGCGACGAGGTCGAGCAAGCGGCCCGCGAAGTGTCCGCCGTTGGCGAGACCGAGGCGGCGACCGACCAGGCAGCGCGCGACACAGGCGAGACGCGCGATGCCGAAGCCGCGCCGGCGCTCGAAGCGCAAGCGCGGGAGGATGATCCCGCGCCGGCCCCGGACGCCGACCCGGCGTATGACCCGGCAGACGAAACGCCCGCCCACGACGACGACACGCCGGCGGCCGCGTCGTGA
- a CDS encoding NADH-quinone oxidoreductase subunit D, producing MPEIRNLTLNFGPQHPAAHGVLRLVLEMDGEVIERADPHVGLLHRGTEKLAENKPFNQSIGYMDRLDYVSMMCNEHAYVMAIEKLCGIQVPLRAQYIRVMFDEITRILNHLMWLGAHGLDIGAMTMFLYCFREREDLMDCYEAVSGTRMHATYYRPGGVYRDLPDAMPLYQPSKWRNARDLERLNANRSGSMLDFIDDFCDRFPACVDEYETLLTDNRIWKQRTVDIGIVTIERALELGFTGPMLRGSGLAWDLRKKQPYEVYADLDFDIPVGVNGDCYDRYLVRVEEMRQSARIMKQCVKWLRANPGPVIVDDHKLTPPDRASMKGDMESLIHHFKLFTEGYCVPAGEVYSAVEHPKGEFGIYLVSDGANKPYRLKARASGFAHLSAMNELVKGHMLADVVAVIGTMDIVFGEIDR from the coding sequence ATGCCTGAGATTCGTAATCTGACGCTGAACTTCGGCCCGCAGCATCCGGCCGCGCACGGCGTGCTGCGCCTGGTGCTGGAGATGGATGGCGAAGTCATCGAACGCGCCGATCCGCACGTCGGCCTGCTCCATCGCGGCACCGAGAAGCTGGCCGAGAACAAGCCGTTCAATCAGAGCATCGGTTACATGGACCGGCTCGATTACGTCTCGATGATGTGCAACGAGCACGCCTACGTGATGGCCATCGAGAAACTGTGCGGCATCCAGGTTCCGCTCCGCGCGCAGTACATCCGCGTGATGTTCGATGAGATCACGCGCATCCTCAACCACCTCATGTGGCTCGGCGCCCACGGCCTCGACATCGGCGCCATGACCATGTTCCTGTACTGCTTCCGTGAGCGCGAAGACCTCATGGACTGCTACGAGGCGGTGTCCGGCACGCGCATGCATGCCACCTACTACCGGCCGGGCGGCGTGTACCGCGACCTGCCGGATGCGATGCCGCTCTACCAGCCGTCGAAATGGCGCAACGCCCGTGATCTCGAGCGCCTCAATGCCAACCGCAGCGGCTCGATGCTCGATTTCATCGACGATTTCTGCGATCGCTTCCCGGCCTGCGTCGACGAATACGAAACGCTGTTGACCGACAACCGCATCTGGAAGCAGCGCACCGTCGACATCGGCATCGTCACCATCGAACGCGCGCTGGAACTTGGCTTCACTGGGCCGATGCTGCGCGGTTCGGGCCTCGCCTGGGACCTGCGCAAGAAGCAGCCTTACGAAGTCTATGCCGACCTCGATTTCGACATCCCGGTCGGCGTCAATGGCGACTGCTACGACCGCTACCTCGTGCGCGTCGAGGAAATGCGTCAGTCGGCGCGCATCATGAAGCAGTGCGTCAAGTGGCTGCGCGCCAATCCCGGCCCGGTGATCGTCGACGATCACAAGCTCACGCCGCCCGACCGCGCGAGCATGAAAGGTGACATGGAATCGCTCATTCACCACTTCAAGCTCTTCACCGAGGGCTACTGCGTGCCGGCCGGCGAAGTGTATTCCGCGGTCGAGCATCCCAAGGGTGAATTCGGCATCTACCTCGTCTCGGACGGCGCCAACAAGCCTTATCGCCTCAAGGCGCGCGCCTCGGGTTTCGCGCACCTGTCGGCCATGAACGAATTGGTGAAGGGCCACATGCTGGCCGACGTGGTTGCCGTGATCGGCACCATGGACATCGTGTTTGGAGAAATCGACCGCTAG
- a CDS encoding triose-phosphate isomerase yields the protein MNGSRAMATALARAVVDAGLDNALDVVLCPPTPYLDVVGASVAGSGVALGAQDCSEHEPGAYTGEVAAAMLADCACSHVIVGHSERRQMFGDTDARVVAKIVAARAHGLTPIFCVGETLEERRADATDAVIARQLDALLGHADAAALLAGIVIAYEPVWAIGTGESATPAQAQAVHAAIRARLARVDAALAARTRILYGGSVKPDNAAELFAMPDIDGGLIGGAALVAASFIAVCRAALA from the coding sequence ATGAACGGCTCGCGCGCGATGGCCACCGCGCTCGCGCGCGCGGTCGTCGACGCCGGCCTCGACAATGCCCTGGACGTGGTGCTGTGTCCGCCGACGCCCTACCTCGACGTGGTCGGCGCGAGCGTCGCCGGCAGCGGCGTGGCGTTGGGCGCGCAGGACTGCTCCGAGCACGAGCCCGGCGCCTATACCGGCGAAGTGGCGGCCGCCATGTTGGCCGACTGCGCATGCAGCCACGTCATCGTCGGCCATTCCGAGCGCCGCCAGATGTTCGGCGACACGGATGCGCGGGTGGTGGCCAAGATCGTCGCCGCCCGCGCCCACGGCCTCACCCCGATATTCTGCGTCGGCGAGACCCTCGAAGAGCGGCGCGCCGACGCCACCGACGCGGTCATCGCCCGCCAGCTCGACGCCTTGCTCGGTCACGCCGATGCCGCGGCATTGCTGGCCGGCATCGTCATTGCGTACGAGCCGGTATGGGCCATCGGCACCGGCGAGTCGGCGACGCCGGCCCAGGCGCAGGCCGTGCACGCCGCCATCCGCGCGCGTCTCGCGCGCGTCGACGCCGCGCTGGCCGCGCGCACCCGCATCCTCTACGGCGGCAGCGTCAAGCCCGACAATGCCGCGGAACTGTTCGCCATGCCCGATATCGACGGCGGGCTCATCGGCGGCGCCGCCCTGGTCGCGGCGTCGTTCATTGCTGTGTGCCGCGCCGCGCTCGCCTGA
- a CDS encoding rRNA pseudouridine synthase produces the protein MSKADDQAATDGGERIHKVLARAGWGSRREIERWIEAGRIRVNGRRAETGARVAPGDRVQLDDGRVLRVSGASQELHVLAYNKPAGVVCTRRDEQNRPNIFEDLPRLERGRWINIGRLDINTSGLLLFTNHGELAHRLMHPRYRVDREYAARIFGEVEDEMLGRLRDGVDIDGERFHFDDIVEGEGDGANRWYYCVVQSGRQREVRRLWESQGVKVSRLIRVRFGNVMLPADLRGGQTVELGGALRDELCALVGLDARGEELRSAPPAG, from the coding sequence GTGAGCAAGGCCGACGACCAGGCCGCGACCGACGGCGGCGAGCGCATCCACAAGGTGCTGGCCCGCGCCGGCTGGGGCTCGCGGCGCGAAATCGAACGCTGGATAGAGGCCGGACGCATCCGTGTGAACGGCCGCCGCGCCGAGACCGGCGCGCGCGTCGCGCCCGGCGACCGCGTGCAATTGGACGACGGCCGCGTGCTGCGTGTCAGCGGCGCCAGCCAGGAACTGCACGTGCTCGCCTACAACAAGCCGGCCGGCGTGGTGTGCACGCGGCGCGACGAACAGAACCGCCCCAACATCTTCGAGGATCTGCCGCGTCTCGAGCGTGGCCGCTGGATCAACATCGGGCGCCTCGACATCAACACCAGCGGCCTGCTGCTGTTTACCAACCACGGTGAGCTGGCGCACCGGCTGATGCATCCGCGCTACCGGGTGGATCGTGAATACGCGGCGCGCATTTTCGGCGAGGTCGAGGACGAGATGCTCGGCCGCTTGCGCGACGGCGTCGACATCGACGGCGAGCGTTTCCACTTCGACGACATCGTCGAGGGCGAGGGTGACGGCGCCAATCGCTGGTATTACTGCGTGGTGCAGAGCGGGCGCCAGCGCGAGGTGCGGCGCCTGTGGGAATCACAGGGGGTCAAGGTCAGTCGCCTGATCCGTGTGCGCTTCGGCAACGTGATGCTGCCGGCCGATCTGCGCGGCGGTCAGACCGTCGAACTGGGTGGTGCGCTGCGCGATGAACTGTGCGCGCTGGTCGGACTCGATGCGCGCGGCGAGGAGCTGCGGAGCGCGCCCCCGGCCGGTTGA
- a CDS encoding tryptophan--tRNA ligase produces MTIAANKRVLSGMRPTGQLHLGHYHGVLKNWVQLQHEFECFFFVADWHALTTSYEETGIIGESVFDIVVDWLSVGINPGEATLFVQSRVPEHAELHLLLSMITPISWLERVPSYKDQQEKLKEKDLSTYGFLGYPLLQSADILIYKAGHVPVGEDQVAHIELSREVARRFNYLYGRELGFEDKAEAAAKKMGKKNAKLYFDIRRTYQETGDGEALERGRALLESQQNISIGDRERLLGYLEGGGKVILPEPQALLTPESKMPGLDGEKMSKSYGNTISLREAPESVTQKLRTMPTDPARVRPTDAAAPRKCPVWKWHEVYSNDEVRNWAREGCTSAGIGCLDCKQPVIDAVIKEQQPIRERSQEFLADPDAVRAIIDEGCEAARSVARDTLDDVRQVMNLVYR; encoded by the coding sequence ATGACCATTGCCGCCAATAAACGCGTGCTGTCCGGCATGCGCCCGACCGGACAACTGCATCTTGGCCATTACCACGGCGTGCTCAAGAACTGGGTGCAGCTGCAGCACGAATTCGAGTGTTTCTTCTTCGTCGCCGACTGGCATGCGCTGACCACCTCCTACGAGGAGACCGGCATCATCGGCGAGTCGGTGTTCGACATCGTGGTCGACTGGCTGTCGGTGGGCATCAACCCCGGTGAAGCGACGCTGTTCGTGCAGTCGCGCGTGCCGGAACATGCGGAACTGCACCTGTTGCTGTCCATGATCACGCCCATCAGCTGGCTGGAACGCGTGCCGAGCTACAAGGATCAGCAGGAGAAGCTCAAGGAGAAGGATCTCTCCACCTACGGCTTTCTCGGTTATCCGCTGCTGCAGTCGGCCGACATCCTCATCTACAAGGCCGGCCATGTGCCGGTGGGCGAGGACCAGGTGGCGCACATCGAGCTGTCGCGCGAGGTGGCGCGGCGCTTCAATTACCTCTACGGGCGTGAGCTCGGTTTCGAGGACAAGGCCGAAGCCGCCGCCAAGAAAATGGGCAAGAAGAACGCCAAGCTCTATTTCGACATCCGCCGCACCTACCAGGAGACCGGCGATGGCGAGGCCTTGGAACGCGGCCGCGCGCTGCTCGAGTCGCAGCAGAACATCAGCATCGGCGATCGCGAACGCCTGTTGGGTTACCTGGAAGGCGGCGGCAAGGTCATCCTGCCCGAGCCGCAGGCGCTGTTGACGCCGGAATCGAAAATGCCGGGCCTCGATGGCGAGAAGATGTCGAAGTCCTACGGCAACACCATCAGTCTGCGCGAAGCGCCGGAGTCGGTGACGCAGAAACTGCGCACCATGCCGACCGATCCGGCGCGCGTGCGTCCCACCGACGCCGCCGCCCCGCGCAAGTGCCCGGTATGGAAATGGCACGAGGTCTATTCCAACGACGAAGTGCGCAACTGGGCGCGCGAGGGCTGCACCAGCGCCGGCATCGGTTGCCTGGACTGCAAGCAGCCGGTGATCGACGCGGTCATCAAGGAACAGCAGCCCATACGCGAACGCAGCCAGGAATTCCTCGCCGATCCGGACGCGGTGCGCGCCATCATCGATGAAGGCTGCGAGGCGGCCCGCAGCGTCGCGCGCGACACCCTCGATGACGTGCGCCAGGTCATGAACCTGGTGTACCGCTGA
- a CDS encoding NADH-quinone oxidoreductase subunit A, with translation MLELYLPILIFITIGVAIGVVSLAASYGVGGILGVHRPDSEKSSPYECGFEAFEDARMKFDVRYYLVAILFIIFDLEIAFFFPWAVVLDKIGAYGFWAMMIFLGILVVGFIYEWRKGALEWE, from the coding sequence GTGCTTGAACTATACCTGCCGATTCTGATCTTCATTACCATCGGCGTGGCCATCGGTGTGGTCTCGTTGGCCGCCAGCTACGGGGTCGGCGGCATCCTCGGCGTACATCGCCCGGACAGCGAGAAGTCCTCGCCCTACGAGTGCGGCTTCGAAGCGTTCGAAGACGCGCGCATGAAATTCGACGTGCGCTACTACCTCGTGGCCATCCTGTTCATCATTTTCGATCTTGAAATTGCGTTCTTCTTCCCGTGGGCCGTGGTGCTCGACAAGATCGGCGCCTACGGCTTCTGGGCCATGATGATCTTCCTCGGCATCCTTGTCGTCGGCTTCATCTACGAATGGCGCAAAGGGGCATTGGAATGGGAATGA
- the nuoE gene encoding NADH-quinone oxidoreductase subunit NuoE, with protein MSESHDQLLSHHAREVIDAWVAKYPPERKQSALLAALAEVQHENQGYLTTELMDAVADYLELPRIAVYEVASFYSMYETSPCGRNAVAICTNISCMLRGSEDIVTHVEKKLGIRIGESTPDGRIFLKREEECLAACCGAPMMQVNHVYHENLTIDRVDEILDGLK; from the coding sequence ATGAGTGAGTCACACGACCAGTTGCTATCCCACCATGCGCGTGAAGTGATCGACGCATGGGTGGCCAAGTACCCGCCGGAGCGCAAGCAGTCCGCCTTGCTCGCGGCCTTGGCGGAAGTGCAGCACGAAAACCAGGGCTACCTCACCACCGAACTGATGGACGCGGTGGCCGATTACCTCGAACTGCCGCGCATCGCGGTGTACGAGGTGGCGAGCTTCTACTCGATGTACGAGACCTCGCCCTGCGGCCGCAACGCGGTGGCCATTTGCACCAACATCTCGTGCATGCTGCGCGGCAGTGAAGACATCGTCACCCATGTCGAGAAGAAACTCGGCATCCGCATCGGCGAATCGACGCCCGACGGCCGCATTTTCTTGAAGCGCGAAGAAGAATGCCTGGCGGCCTGCTGTGGCGCACCGATGATGCAGGTCAACCACGTCTACCACGAAAATCTCACCATCGACCGTGTCGACGAAATCCTGGACGGGCTGAAATGA
- a CDS encoding NADH-quinone oxidoreductase subunit C, which translates to MQAKLEALSSTLDTVLGDAIVARRIDREELTIEVEAGNIVPVCRLLKDTANLAFTQLSDLSGVDYLTYGLADWQTQATSSGFSRGVARNSVKVAEGDSRRFAVVYQLLSVSTNTRLRVKAYLNGEPPRLASVSEIWPVADWYEREVFDLFGILFDGHPDLRRILTDYGFIGHPFRKDFPLEGRVEVRYDPERGRVVNQPVSIEPRTLVPRVIREETWAESSKPVSKPADA; encoded by the coding sequence CTGCAAGCCAAATTGGAAGCCCTGTCGAGCACGCTCGACACCGTTCTCGGCGATGCCATCGTCGCGCGTCGTATCGACAGGGAAGAACTGACCATCGAGGTCGAGGCCGGCAATATCGTGCCCGTGTGCCGGTTGTTGAAAGACACCGCCAACCTCGCCTTCACCCAGCTCTCGGATCTGTCCGGTGTCGATTACCTGACCTACGGCCTCGCCGACTGGCAGACCCAGGCCACCTCGTCGGGCTTCAGCCGCGGCGTGGCGCGCAACTCGGTGAAAGTCGCCGAGGGTGACAGCCGGCGCTTCGCGGTGGTCTACCAACTGCTGTCGGTCAGCACCAACACGCGCCTGCGCGTGAAGGCCTATCTCAACGGTGAGCCGCCGCGCCTGGCCTCGGTCAGCGAGATCTGGCCGGTCGCCGACTGGTACGAGCGCGAAGTGTTCGACCTGTTCGGCATCCTGTTCGATGGCCATCCGGACCTGCGCCGCATCCTCACCGACTACGGCTTCATCGGCCATCCGTTCCGCAAGGATTTCCCGCTCGAGGGCCGCGTCGAAGTGCGCTACGACCCGGAGCGCGGGCGCGTCGTCAATCAGCCCGTGTCGATCGAGCCGCGCACCCTGGTGCCGCGCGTGATCCGCGAAGAGACCTGGGCCGAGTCCTCGAAACCCGTGAGCAAGCCCGCCGATGCCTGA
- a CDS encoding threonylcarbamoyl-AMP synthase — translation MKSLHIRVHPTHPQARLITQAADIIARDGVVIAPTDACYSLICAAGSKAPEDRLRAIRRLERDHHLTLLCRDAAEVATYAKVSNDAFRLMKTLSPGPYTYILPATRETPRRLQDEKRRTVGLRIVDHPFIHGLLEIQSPLLATTVIDDEAGLPFADPEEIVEVLGHAVDAVFDAGAVGIEMTTIIDLTGPAPVLVRQGLGDVSHVAELA, via the coding sequence ATGAAATCTCTGCATATCCGCGTTCATCCCACGCATCCCCAGGCGCGTTTGATCACCCAGGCGGCGGACATCATTGCCCGCGACGGCGTGGTGATCGCGCCGACTGACGCCTGCTACTCACTGATATGCGCGGCGGGCAGCAAGGCGCCCGAGGATCGGCTGCGCGCCATCCGGCGTCTCGAGCGCGATCATCACCTCACGCTGTTGTGCCGCGACGCGGCCGAAGTCGCGACCTATGCCAAGGTCAGCAACGATGCTTTCCGTCTCATGAAGACCCTGAGCCCCGGGCCTTACACCTACATCCTGCCGGCCACGCGCGAAACGCCGCGCCGCTTGCAGGACGAGAAGCGCCGCACGGTCGGTCTGCGCATCGTCGATCATCCCTTCATCCACGGTTTGCTCGAGATCCAGTCGCCGCTGCTCGCGACCACCGTCATCGATGACGAGGCCGGCCTGCCGTTCGCCGACCCCGAGGAAATCGTCGAGGTGCTGGGTCATGCGGTCGACGCGGTGTTCGACGCCGGTGCCGTCGGCATCGAGATGACCACCATCATCGACCTCACTGGTCCGGCGCCGGTGCTGGTCCGCCAAGGGCTCGGCGACGTGTCGCACGTGGCCGAACTCGCCTGA